The DNA sequence TGACCAATAATTTTTTCTAATTCCGGATTTTGAACGTCTGAGAAAGCAATGGTTTCCTCAATATTTTTACGGCTGTCTCCACTAAAAATATTAATGTTTTGTTCCCATAAATTATAGATTCCCTGAAAATCGTACCCCATTCCGATTGGGAAACTTAAAGGAGTAACCTTCAAACCTAATTTTTGCTCTACCTCATCCATCAAATCAAAGGCATCTTTACCCTCACGATCTAATTTATTGATGAAAACAATCATTGGAATGTTTCGCATTCTACAAACAGAAACTAATTTCTCCGTTTGTTCCTCGACCCCTTTTGCAACGTCGATTACAACAATAACACTGTCAACAGCAGTTAAAGTTCTAAAAGTATCTTCTGCAAAATCCTTGTGACCAGGGGTATCAAGAATGTTGATTTTTTTGTCTTTATAGTTAAAAGCAAGGACAGAGGTTGAAACCGAAATACCTCTTTGGCGCTCGATTTCCATGAAATCACTCGTTGCTCCTTTTTTAATTTTATTGTTTTTTACAGCACCAGCCTCTTGAATAGCCCCTCCAAACAATAGTAATTTTTCTGTTAAAGTGGTTTTACCGGCATCGGGATGCGATATAATTCCAAACGTTCTTCTGCGTTGTATTTCTTTTAAAAAGCTCATATTTCGTATAAATAGGTTGCAAAAGTACTATTAATTACGGCTTAATAAAAATATTCACTTCTTAAATTGGAACTCTTTGTCGTTTAAAATAAAAGTTTTGCAGAATAAACAAGGCTGTTTTTTTAGAACAGCCTTGTTTGTTATTGTTAACCCATTGGGAGTACTTATTTTTACCGCATATAGACCTAGTTTATAAAGCTCAAAAAAAGACGTTTCAATTTTAAAAAATTAAAATCTATGTTTCTATGTGTTAAAAAAGTTTTAGCTGAATTACATCCAACTGGTTTATTATTGATTAATTGACCAAACAGTATATCCTTTAGGCGGACATTGGATTTTTACCCATTGATCTCCCTGAGTTGTCGGGTACCAAGAAGAGTTTCCTGTGAAATCTTTGATTTGAGTATTGGCCCAATTCGTCTGAATCCATCTTTCCTGCCAGGTAGTCGAATTGTTAATATAAACAACCAGTCCCGGGTTTCCGTTGTAACCGTTTCTTCTGGCGATATACTCATCATTATCCGAATATAAAATGGAAGTGTTTCCGGTAGCTTTGTTATTATGGATCCAGATAAGATTGTTTAATTTACTTTTATCCAGCCATTCTTCATAATCCCTGTAAAAGATTGTCGGATAACCTTCATGAGTTAAAATATAAGAGTAGGCAAGTAGCTTGTTTGAAATTTCATCTGTATCGTGATTGCTGACGAAAGTAACAGCTTTATACGGATTTCTTTTCCACATCATATCATCATTCAAAAGAGCCAGATTATTTCCGTCAAAAGCATCATTCATTTTATAATAACACGCAAAATCAAAAACAGAACTGTTGGCATTGTTCGCCCAATCATTTAGTGTATTTACGTTAGAATCCCATAATTCACCGACAGAAAATCCACCAACATTGGCATTCCAATCGCGTACGACCCAAGAACCAAAACCTTTTACATAATCAAATCTCCAGCCGTCAAATTTCATGGTGTTCTTGTAATATTTACCAACTCCGTCCGCTCTAAGCCACAACCAATCCTGTACATAAGGACTTGCATGACACAAATCCGGAAAACCTCCAAATGCGCCTTCGTCATTATTGCCGTAGCTGTTTTTGTAAAAATCATTGTACGAACGTTTGAATTTTCCGGAAGCAACTCCGTTAAAGTTGGTCCAGGTATTTGTTCCGGTAAACGGATTGGCTTCAGACTGACCTCCACTATTGTGATTAATAACAATATCGGCATACACTTTCATGTTTTCGGTATGTGCTTTTGTGATCAGACTTACTAATTCTGTTTTTGATCCAAATCGGGTTTCTGTAGTTCCATTTTGATTGAAATCTCCAAAATCAAAATAATCCGTTGGGTCGTAGCCCATAGAAAAAGCGCCATTTTGAGCTTTAGATGCTGGAGGTAGCCAGATAGAGCCAATTCCGGCATTAGACCAGGCTGTTACTTTGCTATTTACGGTGTCCCACCAGGTTCCGCCAGCAGGAACATCCCAATAGAAGGCCTGCATCATAACACCACCACCCGGATTGTCTACATATTTTCCGGTGCGTGTTGTTTTTGAATCTCCGGTACTAAAAGGTTTTCCATCGTGGTTTGTAACATTGATAATTTTAAATTGTTGACTTTCTGCTTTTGCATCAATTTCATTGGTCTCATTTTGCGAGCAAGAACACAAAAACGCTGTAAGAGCCAAAAAAGAATAGATTTTTGGGATTGGTTTTTTCATAATTAAGGATTTGGTTTGGTTAGATTAATAAAGTTGTAATTGTAATTTATCGGGTCTTAAAACATAAATATTCGTAATTTTTAAGCGCAAAAATTATCAATCATCTATCTAAAGTAGGGGTTTTTTGTTCCGATTTTAATTATATGAAAATATCTATATCGCGAAAACGTTGTAGTGTTGAAAACTTTTTTTTATTTCGCTGTGAAGTAGTAGTTTATGGTTTGCTAAGGATAATCGAGCGAAAGTATAATCCCGTTTCGTAATTTGTAATTTTTATGCTCTTTTTTGAAGGTTTTTTATCTTCAAAAACAGCACTTTAGTTGTTGGATTTAAGAGTTATCATATAATTTTTTGTTAATAGTATAGCTGATAGTTGTATTATGTAATTGAATTGTTATTTTTGTTCGTTATAAGTTATAAGAAACCAGGTGCTAATTCGATAGTGTTTCCTGAAAATTCAGGTCAGCACTGTTAGATTACTCCTTGTTTTAAAAATGAAATTCTAAAGCAAGATCTTTACATTCAAATTAAATTTAAAATAATGTTATTAAAAAAATTACAGCTAAAAACAATTGATTACAGATTTGGGTTAACAATGTGTTTTTTACTTTTTTTCAACTCTGTCATTTCTGCACAGGAAATAATTAAAGATGTTGTGGCTGAAAAACCAGCTGAAGTGCCTTCAACGCAGAAGCGAAAAATTGATGGTATTATTGCTACTGTTGGAGATTATATTGTTTTAGATTCAGATATTGATAAAGGGTTTCTGGAAATCAGTGCTCAGGGTGGTTCTGTAAAAGATATTACGAGATGCCAGATGCTTGGTAAACTGTTAGAAGATAAATTGTACGCACATCAGGCTGTTCAGGATAGTATTATCGTAAGTGATGCCGAAGTGAGAAGTATGATGGAAGAGCGTTTGACTTATATGACCCAACAAGTTGGTGACATTAATAAAGTAGTGGCTTACTATAAGAAAAACTCGGTAGAAGAGTTTAAAACTTATTTTGCTGACATCTTAAAAGAGCAAAAGTTAGCATCAGAAATGACTAAAAAGATTGTTGATGCGGTAGAAATTACACCGGAGGAGGTTCGTAATTTCTTTAAAAAAATCCCTAAAGACGAGTTGCCAACTTTTGGAGCTGAAATGGAAGTAGCACAAATTGTGATCGAACCTAAAGTTTCAGATGCCGATAAACAAAAAGTGAAAGACAAATTAAATGCAATTAGAAAAGATGTCTTAGAAGGTTCCAGTTTTGCTACGAAAGCTGTTTTGTATTCACAAGATCCAGGGTCTTCTCCAAACGGAGGTTATTACAAAATGACAAGAAAAACACCTTTTGTAAAAGAATTTAAAGATGTTGCTTTTAGTTTGCAACAAGGAGAGATTTCTGAGCCGTTTGAAACTACTTTTGGATTTCATATTATTATGATCGATAAAATTAAAGGTCAGGAAGTAGAATTAAGACATATTTTGATCTCGCCAACAGTATCTGAAGATGCTTTAAAAGAAGCGAAAGAGAAAATTACGAATATCAGAAGCAAGATCATAAATAAAGAAATTTCGTTTGCAGATGCAGCAAGAACAGAATCTGACGAAAAAGAAACAAGAGCAAACGGAGGAACATTAGTAAATCCTACTTCTCAGGATACTCGTTTTGAATTGACTAAAATGGACCCGACGTTATACAGTCAGGTTTCAAATTTAAAAGATGATGAAATTTCTCAACCGCTTTTAAATACAGACGATAAAGGTAAAAAAACATACAAGTTGATTACGGTAACGAACAGAATTGATGCCCATACCGCTGATTATGCTAAAGATTACACTAAGATTAAAGAATTAGCATTAAAAGAAAAACAAATCACTGCGATTGCAAAATGGTTTGATACAAAAATTAAAGACACGTACATTAAAATTATTGGAGAATACAGAGATTGTACTTTCACAAACAATTGGTTGAAAAAATAATTTTTATTAAATAAAGAAAAAGAGTTAGTTTTATGAATTCATAGAGCTAACTCTTTTTAATTTTAAAATATATTTAAATGTCTGACGTAACAGCAATTCATAATTTAGTTCAAAAACGAAATGAACTAAAAACAGAAATAGCGAAAATTATTGTAGGCCAGGATGAAGTTATCGATCAGATTTTGATCTGTATTTTTTCCGGTGGACATGCACTTTTAATAGGTGTGCCGGGATTGGCAAAAACATTACTGATTAATACTTTGTCACAGGCTTTGGGATTGGATTTTAAAAGAATTCAGTTTACACCCGATTTAATGCCTTCGGACATTTTGGGAAGTGAAATTCTAGACGAAAACAGAAAGTTTAAATTTATAAAAGGGCCTATTTTCTCTAATATTATTCTGGCTGACGAGATCAACAGAACGCCGCCTAAAACGCAGGCAGCTTTACTTGAAGCCATGCAGGAGCGTTCGGTAACCATAGCGGGTGAAAATCATAAGTTAGATCTGCCTTATTTTGTTTTAGCAACTCAAAATCCAATTGAACAGGAAGGTACTTATCCGTTACCGGAAGCGCAGTTGGATCGTTTTATGTTTGCCATAAAATTAGAATACCCTAGTTTTGAAGAGGAAGTACAAGTTGTAAAACGTACAACATCTGATGTTAAAACAGATATAAATCCGTTGTTTACGGGACAGGAAATAATCGATTTCCAGCATTTGATTCGCAGAATACCTGTAGCGGATAATGTTGTGGAGTATGCCGTAACATTGGTGAGTAAAACAAGACCCGATAATGCTCTGTCAAATGATTTTGTAAAAAATTACTTGGATTGGGGAGCAGGACCAAGAGCTTCTCAAAACCTGATTTTGGCAGCAAAAGCACATGCTGCTTTTAAAGGTAAATTTTCTCCGGATATTGAAGATGTAAAAGCAGTTGCAACCGGAATTCTGAGACATCGAATTATTAAAAATTACAAAGCCGATGCCGAAGGAATTACAGAAGAAATTATCATACAGAAATTGATGTAGTTTATTTATAAAACAAATATAAAAGCCCAAACCGATACGTATTTCAGGTTTGGGCTTTTTGTTTTAGTGGCTACATGTCGCCAATACAGGGAACCAAGTCCAAAAGTTGTGGGGTATCGCAGGAAAAACCTTTTCGTGGAAGCTGCTATATCGTGTGGCTTGTCTATGTGAGAGCTATTTCGTTTAATTGGTCTTCGTATCGAAGGTTCGCTATTTTTAGTGTCGATTTTTTAGCTCTTATTTTTTGAACTCATATCATTTCGGATGAAATTAGTTCGTACAATACAAAAGACACCTTTCCTTAAATCTAATTTTAAAATAGAATTAATTACCCAAAAGTCAAATCTGACAGGTTTCAAAAACCTGTCAGATTTAATTCGTAAAGAGGAAGGAAACAATTTTGCGATATAATATTATTTCTCGTTTGATTTACTTGGTCTATTCGTTTTTATTGGCGTCTGCTTCGTCGGAAGAAAAGACAATCAGAGCGTTTAATCTTTTTTAACTTTACTGCAATTCTGCGAGATTTTTACTTCCCTACAAGTTTCGGACTTGATCCTTCTTTTTCTAAAATTAGATTTTAAGAAAAAGAAGCAAAAGAATACTGCAAAGTTTTGCTCTTCAAAGTTTATGACAGGGGGTAAAAACACCTACTATAACGTTATAGATGCTAATTTAGAAAGGTTCTTTACTTAAAAAGGCTTTAAAATGACCTTAGTCTGCAACACCCGATTTCGACTTTAATAAAGAAAGGATTTTAAAATAGTAATAAATCATTTTTTTAATACAAAATTGAAATTTTAGCAAAAAATGGCAGTGAAAATCGTTTTTTAGCAATAATAATTTTTGAAAAGCCGACTTCTATTATATTTTTTTTAATTCTCGTCTTTAATATTTAAATTTGCGTACAAAAAAACAAAAAGACTTCTATATATTATGAATACGTATAACGATTACATTAAAGAGATCGAAGAAAGAAAAGGTCAGGGTCTTCACCCGAAGCCTATCGATGGTGCTGAATTAGTAAGCGAAATCATCGCACAGATTAAAGATTTGGAGAATCCATATAGAGCAGATTCTCTTCAATTTTTTATTTATAATACGTTACCTGGAACTACTAGTGCTGCTGGTGAGAAAGCTAAGTTTTTAAAGGAGATTATCCTGGGAGAAGCTGTAGTAAAAGAAATCACACCTGCTTTTGCTTTTGAATTATTATCGCACATGAAAGGTGGACCTTCTATCGAGGTATTGCTTGATTTGGCTTTAGGTAATGATGTTGCTATTGCAAAAGAAGCGGCAAAAGTTCTTAAAACTCAGGTTTTCCTTTACGAAGCAGATACAGATCGTTTAGTGGAAGCCTTCAAAAACGGTAACGAAATAGTTAAAGATATTCTTGAAAGTTACGTACAAGCGGAGTTTTTTACAAAACTTCCGGATGTGGCAGAAAAAGTAGAGATCGTTACTTTTATTGCCGGTGAGGGAGATATTTCAACAGATTTACTTTCTCCGGGTAATCAGGCGCACTCTCGTTCAGACCGTGAGCTTCACGGACAATGTATGATCACGCCTCAGGCACAACAGGAAATTAAAGCACTACAGGCGCAACATCCTGACAAAAGTGTGATGTTGATTGCTGAAAAAGGGACAATGGGTGTAGGTTCTTCAAGAATGTCAGGTGTAAACAACGTGGCTCTGTGGACCGGTAAACAAGCAAGTCCATATATTCCTTTCGTAAATATTGCTCCAATTGTTGGGGGAACAAACGGTATTTCTCCGATTTTCCTAACTACGGTTGACGTTACGGGTGGTATTGGTCTTGACCTTAAAAACTGGGTTAAAAAGCTTGATGCTGATGGTAATATCGTTCGTAATGAGAATGATGAGCCAATTTTAGAAGAAACGTATTCTGTAGCAACAGGAACGGTTCTTACAATCAATATTAAAGAGAAAAAATTATATAAAGGCGACCAAGAGCTGATTGACATTTCTAAGGCATTTACTCCTCAGAAAATGGAATTCATTAAAGCTGGTGGTTCCTACGCGATTGTATTTGGTAAAAAACTTCAAACATTTGCAGCTAAGACTTTAGGAGTTGATTTTCCACTTGTATATGCTCCGTCAAAAGAAATTTCTATTGAAGGACAAGGTCTTACAGCAGTTGAGAAAATCTTCAACAGAAATGCTGTTGGTACCATTTCAAATAAAGCGTTACATGCAGGTTCAGATGTACGTGTAGAAGTAAATATCGTAGGTTCACAAGATACGACTGGTCTTATGACTGCTCAGGAATTAGAATCTATGGCTGCTACCGTAATTTCACCAATCGTTGACGGTGCTTACCAATCAGGTTGTCATACGGCTTCGGTTTGGGATAAAAAAGCACAGGCAAACATTCCAAAATTGATGAAATTTATGAACGATTTCGGTTTGATCACAGCTCGTGACCCGAAAGGTGTTTATCATGCTATGACCGATGTAATTCACAAAGTACTTAATGATATCACAATAGACGAGTGGGCGATCATTATTGGTGGTGACTCACACACAAGAATGTCAAAAGGTGTTGCTTTTGGTGCTGACTCCGGAACAGTGGCTCTTGCACTTGCTACAGGTGAAGCTTCAATGCCAATCCCTGAATCAGTGAAGGTAACGTTCAAAGGAGACATGAAAGGATACATGGACTTCCGTGATGTGGTTCATGCTACACAAGCTCAAATGCTTCAGAAATTTGGAGGAGAAAATGTATTCCAAGGTAGAATTATTGAGGTTCATATTGGAACTCTTAATGCAGATCAGGCCTTTACATTTACAGACTGGACTGCAGAGATGAAAGCAAAAGCTTCTATCTGTATTTCTGAAGATTATACTTTGATTGAATCATTGGAAATTGCTAAAGGCAGAATCCAGATCATGATCGATAAAGGTATGGATAATGAAAATCAGGTTCTTCAAGGATTAATTGATAAAGCAAATAAGAGAATCACAGAAATTATTTCTGGAGAGAAACCAGCTTTAATTCCAGATGCAAATGCGAAGTATTACGCTGAGGTTGTTGTTGATCTTGATGTGATTGCTGAGCCAATGATTGCAGATCCGGACGTTAATAATATTGATGTTTCTAAACGATATACACACGATACCATCCGACCATTGTCTTTTTATGGAGGAGTGAAAAAAGTAGATCTTGGATTTATTGGTTCTTGTATGGTTCACAAGGGTGATATGAAAATCCTTGCTCAAATGTTGAAAAATATTGAAGAGCAACACGGTAAAGTAGAGTTCTTGGCGCCGCTTGTAGTGGCACCACCTACTTATAACATCGTTGATGAATTGAAAGCAGAAGGAGACTGGGAAGTTTTACAAAAATATTCCGGTTTCGAATTTAACGATAGCGCTCCTAAAGGTGCAGCACGTACAGAATACGAAAACATGTTGTATTTAGAGCGTCCTGGATGTAACCTTTGTATGGGGAATCAAGAGAAAGCAGCAAAAGGAGATACTGTAATGGCAACTTCTACGCGCCTTTTCCAAGGAAGAGTTGTGGAAGATTCTGAAGGTAAAAAAGGAGAGTCTTTACTTTCTTCTACTCCGGTTGTAGTATTGTCTACAATTTTGGGTAGAACGCCTACTATCGAAGAATATAAAGTAGCTGTAGAAGGAATCAACCTTACTAAGTTTGCACCTTCTCACAAGTTATTGGTGAAATAAGCATACGATTAAACAATCATAATTCAAAGGCCCGAGTCACAAACTCGGGCTTTTTCTTTTATAGCG is a window from the Flavobacterium cupriresistens genome containing:
- a CDS encoding alpha-amylase, which gives rise to MKKPIPKIYSFLALTAFLCSCSQNETNEIDAKAESQQFKIINVTNHDGKPFSTGDSKTTRTGKYVDNPGGGVMMQAFYWDVPAGGTWWDTVNSKVTAWSNAGIGSIWLPPASKAQNGAFSMGYDPTDYFDFGDFNQNGTTETRFGSKTELVSLITKAHTENMKVYADIVINHNSGGQSEANPFTGTNTWTNFNGVASGKFKRSYNDFYKNSYGNNDEGAFGGFPDLCHASPYVQDWLWLRADGVGKYYKNTMKFDGWRFDYVKGFGSWVVRDWNANVGGFSVGELWDSNVNTLNDWANNANSSVFDFACYYKMNDAFDGNNLALLNDDMMWKRNPYKAVTFVSNHDTDEISNKLLAYSYILTHEGYPTIFYRDYEEWLDKSKLNNLIWIHNNKATGNTSILYSDNDEYIARRNGYNGNPGLVVYINNSTTWQERWIQTNWANTQIKDFTGNSSWYPTTQGDQWVKIQCPPKGYTVWSINQ
- a CDS encoding peptidylprolyl isomerase, with translation MLLKKLQLKTIDYRFGLTMCFLLFFNSVISAQEIIKDVVAEKPAEVPSTQKRKIDGIIATVGDYIVLDSDIDKGFLEISAQGGSVKDITRCQMLGKLLEDKLYAHQAVQDSIIVSDAEVRSMMEERLTYMTQQVGDINKVVAYYKKNSVEEFKTYFADILKEQKLASEMTKKIVDAVEITPEEVRNFFKKIPKDELPTFGAEMEVAQIVIEPKVSDADKQKVKDKLNAIRKDVLEGSSFATKAVLYSQDPGSSPNGGYYKMTRKTPFVKEFKDVAFSLQQGEISEPFETTFGFHIIMIDKIKGQEVELRHILISPTVSEDALKEAKEKITNIRSKIINKEISFADAARTESDEKETRANGGTLVNPTSQDTRFELTKMDPTLYSQVSNLKDDEISQPLLNTDDKGKKTYKLITVTNRIDAHTADYAKDYTKIKELALKEKQITAIAKWFDTKIKDTYIKIIGEYRDCTFTNNWLKK
- a CDS encoding AAA family ATPase; translation: MSDVTAIHNLVQKRNELKTEIAKIIVGQDEVIDQILICIFSGGHALLIGVPGLAKTLLINTLSQALGLDFKRIQFTPDLMPSDILGSEILDENRKFKFIKGPIFSNIILADEINRTPPKTQAALLEAMQERSVTIAGENHKLDLPYFVLATQNPIEQEGTYPLPEAQLDRFMFAIKLEYPSFEEEVQVVKRTTSDVKTDINPLFTGQEIIDFQHLIRRIPVADNVVEYAVTLVSKTRPDNALSNDFVKNYLDWGAGPRASQNLILAAKAHAAFKGKFSPDIEDVKAVATGILRHRIIKNYKADAEGITEEIIIQKLM
- a CDS encoding bifunctional aconitate hydratase 2/2-methylisocitrate dehydratase codes for the protein MNTYNDYIKEIEERKGQGLHPKPIDGAELVSEIIAQIKDLENPYRADSLQFFIYNTLPGTTSAAGEKAKFLKEIILGEAVVKEITPAFAFELLSHMKGGPSIEVLLDLALGNDVAIAKEAAKVLKTQVFLYEADTDRLVEAFKNGNEIVKDILESYVQAEFFTKLPDVAEKVEIVTFIAGEGDISTDLLSPGNQAHSRSDRELHGQCMITPQAQQEIKALQAQHPDKSVMLIAEKGTMGVGSSRMSGVNNVALWTGKQASPYIPFVNIAPIVGGTNGISPIFLTTVDVTGGIGLDLKNWVKKLDADGNIVRNENDEPILEETYSVATGTVLTINIKEKKLYKGDQELIDISKAFTPQKMEFIKAGGSYAIVFGKKLQTFAAKTLGVDFPLVYAPSKEISIEGQGLTAVEKIFNRNAVGTISNKALHAGSDVRVEVNIVGSQDTTGLMTAQELESMAATVISPIVDGAYQSGCHTASVWDKKAQANIPKLMKFMNDFGLITARDPKGVYHAMTDVIHKVLNDITIDEWAIIIGGDSHTRMSKGVAFGADSGTVALALATGEASMPIPESVKVTFKGDMKGYMDFRDVVHATQAQMLQKFGGENVFQGRIIEVHIGTLNADQAFTFTDWTAEMKAKASICISEDYTLIESLEIAKGRIQIMIDKGMDNENQVLQGLIDKANKRITEIISGEKPALIPDANAKYYAEVVVDLDVIAEPMIADPDVNNIDVSKRYTHDTIRPLSFYGGVKKVDLGFIGSCMVHKGDMKILAQMLKNIEEQHGKVEFLAPLVVAPPTYNIVDELKAEGDWEVLQKYSGFEFNDSAPKGAARTEYENMLYLERPGCNLCMGNQEKAAKGDTVMATSTRLFQGRVVEDSEGKKGESLLSSTPVVVLSTILGRTPTIEEYKVAVEGINLTKFAPSHKLLVK